A window of the Acipenser ruthenus chromosome 30, fAciRut3.2 maternal haplotype, whole genome shotgun sequence genome harbors these coding sequences:
- the LOC117435257 gene encoding G-protein coupled receptor 4-like isoform X2 produces MEQLEQRQAYSKTDSINSNNSALQCNFENCSKSNEYETYLFPTFYGIIFSVGLVGNLISLGVIVQLLRNRNVLGVYLLNLCISDLVYISTLPVWAAYTHDPEGWTFGITACDFVGFFFSTNVYTTIVFLSCISSDRFLAVVYPLRSRGLRTMKVAILVCVVVWLIILGSHSVLLIHQELFVEAHGIKLCYEKYPTEPWLAQLNYFRVFVVFLIPLVLLLVSYSMTIKVIHRSSSLEVRRKRKITGLLLSMIVIFVVSYLPYHIILLVQSHLNYSEDCSCEVYYRVRTAYRIIFAFASISSALDPILNIFISNSVKQDIMKDVVAIQHWAARLFSSDCLKPPRKNFLKTVTARVSTDNYLRNHSPMGLQGNGQLSQSAPYLSSS; encoded by the exons ATGGAGCAACTGGAGCAACGCCAAGCCTACAGCAAG ACTGACAGCATTAATTCAAACAACTCCGCCTTGCAGTGCAATTTTGAAAACTGTTCCAAATCCAACGAGTACGAGACCTACCTCTTCCCCACTTTCTATGGGATCATCTTCTCAGTGGGGCTGGTGGGGAACCTGATCAGCTTGGGGGTGATCGTGCAGCTCCTGAGGAACCGCAACGTCCTGGGAGTCTACCTGCTGAACCTCTGCATCTCCGACCTTGTGTACATCAGCACCCTCCCTGTGTGGGCTGCCTACACCCACGACCCTGAAGGCTGGACCTTCGGAATAACTGCCTGCGACTTCGTCGGCTTCTTCTTCAGCACCAACGTCTACACCACCATTGTGTTCCTCAGCTGCATCTCCTCGGACCGATTCCTAGCTGTGGTATACCCGTTGCGTTCTAGAGGTCTCCGGACTATGAAAGTGGCCATCCTGGTGTGTGTGGTGGTTTGGCTGATCATTCTAGGCTCCCACTCGGTTCTCTTGATCCACCAGGAACTCTTCGTAGAGGCCCATGGCATCAAGCTCTGCTACGAGAAGTATCCCACGGAGCCCTGGTTGGCCCAGCTGAACTATTTCCGTGTCTTCGTGGTCTTCCTCATCCCATTGGTCCTCTTGCTGGTATCCTACAGCATGACCATCAAGGTGATCCACCGGAGTTCTTCGCTGGAGGTGAGGAGGAAACGGAAGATCACCGGGCTCCTGCTCAGCATGATAGTCATCTTCGTGGTGTCCTACCTTCCCTACCACATCATCCTCTTGGTCCAGTCACACCTGAATTATTCTGAAGACTGCTCCTGCGAGGTGTATTATAGGGTCCGGACAGCCTACAGGATCATCTTTGCTTTCGCCAGCATCTCTAGCGCCTTGGATCCTATTTTGAACATTTTCATCAGCAACAGCGTCAAGCAGGACATCATGAAAGACGTCGTCGCTATCCAGCATTGGGCAGCCAGGTTGTTCTCTTCGGACTGCCTGAAACCCCCAAGGAAAAACTTCTTGAAAACCGTAACAGCAAGAGTCAGCACGGACAACTACCTGAGGAACCACAGCCCCATGGGTCTACAGGGGAATGGACAGCTCAGTCAAAGTGCACCTTACCTGTCTTCAAGTTAA
- the LOC117435257 gene encoding G-protein coupled receptor 4-like isoform X1, which translates to MIENSESHNHITNAQNRDTMTDSINSNNSALQCNFENCSKSNEYETYLFPTFYGIIFSVGLVGNLISLGVIVQLLRNRNVLGVYLLNLCISDLVYISTLPVWAAYTHDPEGWTFGITACDFVGFFFSTNVYTTIVFLSCISSDRFLAVVYPLRSRGLRTMKVAILVCVVVWLIILGSHSVLLIHQELFVEAHGIKLCYEKYPTEPWLAQLNYFRVFVVFLIPLVLLLVSYSMTIKVIHRSSSLEVRRKRKITGLLLSMIVIFVVSYLPYHIILLVQSHLNYSEDCSCEVYYRVRTAYRIIFAFASISSALDPILNIFISNSVKQDIMKDVVAIQHWAARLFSSDCLKPPRKNFLKTVTARVSTDNYLRNHSPMGLQGNGQLSQSAPYLSSS; encoded by the exons atgattgAAAACAGCGAGTCTCACAACCACATTACCAACGCGCAGAACCGGGATACAATG ACTGACAGCATTAATTCAAACAACTCCGCCTTGCAGTGCAATTTTGAAAACTGTTCCAAATCCAACGAGTACGAGACCTACCTCTTCCCCACTTTCTATGGGATCATCTTCTCAGTGGGGCTGGTGGGGAACCTGATCAGCTTGGGGGTGATCGTGCAGCTCCTGAGGAACCGCAACGTCCTGGGAGTCTACCTGCTGAACCTCTGCATCTCCGACCTTGTGTACATCAGCACCCTCCCTGTGTGGGCTGCCTACACCCACGACCCTGAAGGCTGGACCTTCGGAATAACTGCCTGCGACTTCGTCGGCTTCTTCTTCAGCACCAACGTCTACACCACCATTGTGTTCCTCAGCTGCATCTCCTCGGACCGATTCCTAGCTGTGGTATACCCGTTGCGTTCTAGAGGTCTCCGGACTATGAAAGTGGCCATCCTGGTGTGTGTGGTGGTTTGGCTGATCATTCTAGGCTCCCACTCGGTTCTCTTGATCCACCAGGAACTCTTCGTAGAGGCCCATGGCATCAAGCTCTGCTACGAGAAGTATCCCACGGAGCCCTGGTTGGCCCAGCTGAACTATTTCCGTGTCTTCGTGGTCTTCCTCATCCCATTGGTCCTCTTGCTGGTATCCTACAGCATGACCATCAAGGTGATCCACCGGAGTTCTTCGCTGGAGGTGAGGAGGAAACGGAAGATCACCGGGCTCCTGCTCAGCATGATAGTCATCTTCGTGGTGTCCTACCTTCCCTACCACATCATCCTCTTGGTCCAGTCACACCTGAATTATTCTGAAGACTGCTCCTGCGAGGTGTATTATAGGGTCCGGACAGCCTACAGGATCATCTTTGCTTTCGCCAGCATCTCTAGCGCCTTGGATCCTATTTTGAACATTTTCATCAGCAACAGCGTCAAGCAGGACATCATGAAAGACGTCGTCGCTATCCAGCATTGGGCAGCCAGGTTGTTCTCTTCGGACTGCCTGAAACCCCCAAGGAAAAACTTCTTGAAAACCGTAACAGCAAGAGTCAGCACGGACAACTACCTGAGGAACCACAGCCCCATGGGTCTACAGGGGAATGGACAGCTCAGTCAAAGTGCACCTTACCTGTCTTCAAGTTAA